The DNA window AAATCGGCTGCGAGCTACCTCCTACAGTTGTATTTGCGATACGAAATGTAGGAGGTAGCTTGCTGCCGAGCATACCATTAACGATGTCCGCTCAGTCTTTTGGAGAAAGTGAAAATGATAAGTAGAAAGCGAACATCTGGTGGGATGTTTTAAGCCTTTCATACCCTGTGGTCTGCCACAGGGTTTTTATTTTCGATCCGCCGCAAAAGTTTTCGATGAATACTACTCCGTAGAAAAAATCGGACCCGTGTTGGTAGTTGAGCGATCATTGGTCATGTCGCCATTACTGCAATCTAGCCATAATCATGAAATCATGGATGGAAGGGCTGTTACAATTTCGAGGTCCCGCAGCGCCGCCTGTTTGAAGCGAAAGCGATAGGAACGCTAAACATCATCAGGCCTGTCGACGTGTGGAGTAGGCGGCCATGGCAATCCTAAGCTGTTCAACTGGCCATTGCTCGAGAAGGGCACGGTGCAGCAATTGCTGTCCGGTCTCTGGAGCATTTCCACCCACGGGTGGATCTGAATCGAGATTTGTGGGAAAGGAGTAACCTTCTGCTACCGCCGCAATCATACCGCTGATTTCGTGCTCACTCACGGTGCCGACGACTACGCGGGCCAACAATGCGGGATAAACAGCTTCAACCATGGCATCGTTGTCGATGGTTTCCATGGTCCTTCCGAACGCCGAGGAAACCTGCAGCAAATTCGCAACCCGGTCCTTGTTGGTCGAATTGCTTCCACCGGCATGGAACAACGCCGGATTAAAGAATACAGCGTCCCCTTTGGAGAATGGGATTTGGACCTTATGGTCATCAAAAAATGCCGCGAACTCCGGTAGCCGGAATGCCATGTACCCAGCGGGAAATTGTTGGGAAAACGGTAGGAAAAGTGTGGGACCCATTTCAATCGGCATGTCGCTATGTGCAACGGCCCCTTGCAAGGGTCGAAGGACGGGGTCATAGGGTCGAAGGACGGGGTCATATCTCCATAGGGTCGAAGGACGGGGTCATATCTCCATAGGGTCGAAGGACGGGTCGAAGGACGGGTCGAAGGACGGGGTCATATCTCCATAGGGTCGAAGGACGGGGTCATATCTCCATAGCATTCGAAGGTATTCGAAGGACGGGGTCATATCTCCATAATTGACAAGATAGTTTCCTTTTTATCCAGGAACTCCCTTTTACTTAGCCCGACTTGGCCGATTCGGAATGGATTTGATAAAATTTCGGTTTTTTTCGTGAGGGAGGTCCGCTT is part of the Verrucomicrobiota bacterium genome and encodes:
- a CDS encoding phytanoyl-CoA dioxygenase family protein; this encodes MQGAVAHSDMPIEMGPTLFLPFSQQFPAGYMAFRLPEFAAFFDDHKVQIPFSKGDAVFFNPALFHAGGSNSTNKDRVANLLQVSSAFGRTMETIDNDAMVEAVYPALLARVVVGTVSEHEISGMIAAVAEGYSFPTNLDSDPPVGGNAPETGQQLLHRALLEQWPVEQLRIAMAAYSTRRQA